The following are encoded in a window of Oncorhynchus masou masou isolate Uvic2021 chromosome 17, UVic_Omas_1.1, whole genome shotgun sequence genomic DNA:
- the LOC135558867 gene encoding NPC intracellular cholesterol transporter 1-like isoform X2: protein MLVLKRIKVQAQHCVWYGECGESDKVPGKKYNCNYTGPPIPLPAEGHELLTELCPGYDYGNQSLCCDVQQLLTLQGSLQLPLQFLSRCPACFFNLMNLFCELTCSPRQSLFVNGTQFTNDTAANKTNVVEVQYYIGQTFANAMYNACQDVQAPSINVKALSLLCGKGASDCNATNWIEYMFDINNGQSPFPIIPIFSDVPVSGMIPMNNKTYGCTEGLEDGSGPCSCQDCSQACGPQPVPPPLLPPWTILGIDAMVVIMWISYVAFLLIFIGAVIGAWCYRKRTIESEYGPILDSNNPPCLNNDNIDQVDASCGEMLGERFESSLRSLFARWGSFCVQQPLVVILGSLAVVAACSGGLVYMKITTDPVELWSSPSSQARQEKDYFDSHFGPFFRAEQLIITTTLQSESIYSPNPAGADVPFGAPLDKDVLHQVLDLQTDIENIVALYGDQKVTLKDICLAPLAPFNDNCTILSVLNYFQNSHEQLDHSVGDEFYVYADYHTHFLYCVSAPASLNDTNKLHDPCLGTYGGPVFPWLVLGGYDATNYNNATALVITFPVNNYHNDSINLGKALAWEKEFILFLKNYSNPNLTISFNSERSIEDEINRESESDLSTVVVSYVIMFVYISLALGHIHSFRRVLVDSKISLGIAGIVIVLSSVACSLGIFSYAGIPLTLIVIEVIPFLVLAVGVDNIFIVVQTYQRDERMPQEELHQQIGRILGDVAPSMLLSSFSETVAFFLGALSTMPAVRTFSLFAGLAVFIDFLLQISCFISLLGLDAKRQEGNRLDIVCCVKLPVGQEERTDGFLFHFFKKVYAPFILKEWVRPIVVAVFVGMLSFSIAVTNKVEIGLDQKLSMPDDSYVLDYFKNLSEYLHTGPPVYFVVEDGHDYLSLEGQNSVCGGVGCSNNSLVQQVYAASLISNYTTIGFNPSSWLDDYFDWVKPQSSCCRYYNSSGAFCNASVVDTLCVHCRPMTPSGKLRPIEQDFMKFLPMFLSDNPNVKCGKGGHAAYSSAVVLKGNDTSVGATYFMTYHTILKDSPDFIDAMKMARVLADNITSAMGHKVFPYSVFYVFYEQYLTIVYDTVFQLGVSLAAIFAVTTVLLGFELWSGVLVSITIAMILVNMFGVMWLWDISLNAVSLVNLVMSCGISVEFCSHIVRAFSISVKSTRVERAEEALAHMGSSVFSGITLTKFGGILILALSKSQIFQIFYFRMYLAMVLLGATHGLIFLPVLLSYAGPSVNKAKVFAANKRYAGTEREHRLNF from the exons GTTCAAGCCCAGCACTGTGTGTGGTACGGTGAGTGTGGGGAGTCCGACAAGGTCCCGGGGAAGAAGTACAACTGCAACTATACAGGACCACCTATCCCACTCCCAGCAGAGGGCCATGAGCTGCTCACA gagctgtGTCCAGGCTATGACTATGGGAACCAGAGTCTGTGCTGTGATGTCCAGCAGCTCCTGACTCTTCAAGGGAGCCTTCAACTTCCCCTACAGTTCCTCTCTCG ATGCCCAGCCTGTTTCTTCAACCTGATGAACCTGTTCTGTGAGCTAACCTGCAGCCCCCGCCAGAGTCTGTTCGTGAACGGCACCCAGTTCACTAATGACACAGCTGCCAACAAGACCAATGTGGTGGAAGTCCAGTACTACATTGGACAGACATTTGCCAATG CCATGTATAATGCTTGTCAGGATGTCCAGGCCCCCTCCATTAACGTGAAGGCCTTGTCACTGCTCTGTGGTAAGGGCGCCAGTGACTGCAACGCCACCAACTGGATCGAGTACATGTTCGACATCAACAATGGACAGAGTCCCTTCCCCATCATCCCTATATTCTCCG ACGTGCCAGTGTCCGGTATGATCCCCATGAACAACAAGACATACGGCTGTACGGAGGGTCTGGAGGATGGCTCTGGGCCATGCTCCTGCCAGGACTGTAGCCAGGCCTGTGGCCCCCAGCCTGTCCCTCCGCCCCTGCTTCCGCCATGGACCATTCTGGGCATTGACGCCATGGTGGTCATCATGTGGATCTCTTATGTGgccttcctcctcatcttcattGGAGCCGTGATCGGAGCCTGGTGCTACAG AAAAAGGACAATTGAGTCGGAGTATGGTCCCATTTTGGACAGCAATAACCCTCCCTGTCTGAACAATGACAACATTGACCAAG TGGACGCGTCGTGTGGTGAGATGCTGGGCGAGCGCTTCGAGAGCTCCCTGCGTTCCCTCTTCGCCCGCTGGGGCTCGTTCTGCGTACAGCAGCCCCTCGTGGTCATCCTAGGCAGCCTGGCCGTAGTGGCCGCCTGCTCAGGGGGCCTGGTCTACATGAAGATCACCACGGACCCCGTGGAGCTATGGTCCTCTCCCAGCAGCCAGGCCAGGCAGGAGAAGGACTACTTCGACAGCCACTTCGGACCCTTCTTCAGGGCAGAGCagctcatcatcaccaccacgcTGCAGTCAGAATCCATCTACTCCCCGAACCCCGCGGGGGCTGATGTGCCCTTCGGAGCCCCCCTGGACAAGGATGTCCTCCACCAG GTATTGGATCTCCAGACGGACATAGAAAACATAGTGGCTTTATACGGGGACCAGAAAGTGACCTTAAAGGATATCTGCTTGGCCCCGCTGGCCCCCTTCAATGACAACTGcaccatcctcagtgttctcaaCTACTTCCAGAACAGCCACGAACAGCTGGACCATAGCGTAGGCGATGAGTTCTATGTCTACGCCGACTACCACACACACTTCCTCTACTGCGTCAG TGCCCCAGCATCACTCAACGACACCAACAAGCTCCATGATCCCTGCCTGGGCACCTACGGAGGCCCTGTCTTCCCCTGGCTGGTCCTGGGAGGCTATGATG CCACCAACTACAACAACGCCACAGCTCTAGTGATCACGTTCCCTGTCAACAACTACCATAACGACAGCATCAATCTTGGAAAAGCTCTGGCctgggagaagga ATTCATCCTTTTCCTGAAGAACTACAGCAACCCCAACCTGACCATCTCCTTCAACTCTGAGAGGAGCATCGAGGACGAGATCAACCGCGAGAGCGAAAGTGACCTCAGCACCGTCGTGGTCAGCTACGTTATCATGTTCGTCTACATCTCCCTGGCGTTAGGACATATCCACAGCTTCAGGAGGGTGCTG GTGGACTCTAAGATCTCCCTGGGCATAGCAGGTATCGTGATAGTGCTGAGCTCAGTGGCCTGTTCTCTGGGCATCTTCAGCTATGCTGGCATCCCTCTCACCCTCATCGTCATCGAGGTCATCCCCTTCCTGGTGCTGGCTGTTGGCGTCGACAACATCTTCATCGTTGTCCAAACTTACCAG AGGGATGAGCGGATGCCTCAGGAGGAGCTGCACCAGCAGATAGGCCGTATCCTAGGAGACGTGGCTCCCAGcatgctcctctcctccttttctgaGACGGTGGCTTTCTTCCTGG GGGCCCTGTCCACTATGCCAGCGGTGCGGACCTTCTCCCTGTTTGCTGGGCTGgctgtgttcattgacttcttgCTACAGATCAGCTGCTTCATTAGCCTGCTGGGCTTGGATGCCAAGAGACAGGAG GGGAATCGTCTGGACATTGTGTGCTGTGTGAAGCTGCCAGTtggccaggaggagaggacagatggcTTCCTCTTCCACTTCTTCAAGAAGGTCTACGCCCCCTTCATCCTTAAAGAGTGGGTCAGACCCATTGTG GTGGCTGTTTTTGTGGGGATGTTGTCCTTCAGTATCGCTGTCACCAATAAGGTAGAGATTGGACTGGACCAGAAGCTCTCTATGCCTGAT GACTCGTACGTGCTGGACTACTTTAAGAACCTGAGTGAGTACCTCCACACGGGTCCTCCGGTCTACTTCGTGGTGGAGGACGGCCATGACTACCTGAGTCTGGAGGGCCAGAActctgtgtgtggaggggtgggctgCAGCAACAACTCTCTGGTCCAACAGGTCTACGCAGCATCTCTCATCAGCAACTA CACCACTATAGGATTCAACCCGTCGTCGTGGCTGGATGACTACTTTGACTGGGTGAAGCCTCAGTCCTCCTGCTGTAGATATTACAACTCTTCTGGGGCCTTCTGCAAtgcctcag TGGTGGACACGTTGTGTGTGCACTGCCGCCCCATGACCCCCAGTGGGAAGCTGAGGCCCATCGAGCAGGACTTCATGAAGTTCCTCCCCATGTTTTTGTCAGACAACCCCAACGTCAAGTGTGGGAAAGG TGGTCACGCGGCCTACAGTTCAGCTGTGGTCCTAAAGGGGAACGACACATCTGTGGGGGCCACCTACTTCATGACCTACCACACCATCCTCAAGGACTCCCCTGACTTCATAGATGCCATGAAGATGGCCCGCGTCCTGGCTGACAACATCACAAGCGCCATGGGCCACAAAGTCTTCCCCTACAG CGTGTTCTACGTGTTCTACGAGCAGTATCTGACCATTGTCTACGACACGGTCTTCCAGCTGGGCGTGTCGCTGGCGGCCATCTTTGCGGTGACCACGGTGCTGCTGGGCTTTGAGCTGTGGTCAGGAGTGCTGGTCAGCATCACCATTGCCATGATCCTGGTCAACATGTTCGGGGTCATGTGGCTCTGGGACATTAGCCTCAACGCTGTGTCCCTCGTCAACCTTGTCATG agcTGTGGTATCTCTGTGGAGTTCTGCAGTCACATAGTGAGGGCTTTCTCCATCAGTGTGAAGAGTACCAGGGTGGAAAGGGCTGAAGAAGCTCTGGCCCACATGGGCAGCTCA GTGTTCAGTGGGATCACTCTGACTAAGTTTGGAGGCATCCTGATCCTGGCTCTGTCCAAGTCCCAGATCTTCCAGATCTTCTACTTCCGCATGTACCTGGCCATGGTGCTGCTGGGGGCCACCCACGGACTCATCTTCCTCCCTGTGCTGCTCAGCTATGCAG GTCCTTCGGTAAACAAAGCCAAGGTGTTTGCAGCCAACAAGCGCTATGCCGGCACAGAAAGGGAGCACCGCCTCAACTTCTAG
- the LOC135558867 gene encoding NPC intracellular cholesterol transporter 1-like isoform X1, which produces MGLLSERSYLFLFFIFIILTEGHYKWVQAQHCVWYGECGESDKVPGKKYNCNYTGPPIPLPAEGHELLTELCPGYDYGNQSLCCDVQQLLTLQGSLQLPLQFLSRCPACFFNLMNLFCELTCSPRQSLFVNGTQFTNDTAANKTNVVEVQYYIGQTFANAMYNACQDVQAPSINVKALSLLCGKGASDCNATNWIEYMFDINNGQSPFPIIPIFSDVPVSGMIPMNNKTYGCTEGLEDGSGPCSCQDCSQACGPQPVPPPLLPPWTILGIDAMVVIMWISYVAFLLIFIGAVIGAWCYRKRTIESEYGPILDSNNPPCLNNDNIDQVDASCGEMLGERFESSLRSLFARWGSFCVQQPLVVILGSLAVVAACSGGLVYMKITTDPVELWSSPSSQARQEKDYFDSHFGPFFRAEQLIITTTLQSESIYSPNPAGADVPFGAPLDKDVLHQVLDLQTDIENIVALYGDQKVTLKDICLAPLAPFNDNCTILSVLNYFQNSHEQLDHSVGDEFYVYADYHTHFLYCVSAPASLNDTNKLHDPCLGTYGGPVFPWLVLGGYDATNYNNATALVITFPVNNYHNDSINLGKALAWEKEFILFLKNYSNPNLTISFNSERSIEDEINRESESDLSTVVVSYVIMFVYISLALGHIHSFRRVLVDSKISLGIAGIVIVLSSVACSLGIFSYAGIPLTLIVIEVIPFLVLAVGVDNIFIVVQTYQRDERMPQEELHQQIGRILGDVAPSMLLSSFSETVAFFLGALSTMPAVRTFSLFAGLAVFIDFLLQISCFISLLGLDAKRQEGNRLDIVCCVKLPVGQEERTDGFLFHFFKKVYAPFILKEWVRPIVVAVFVGMLSFSIAVTNKVEIGLDQKLSMPDDSYVLDYFKNLSEYLHTGPPVYFVVEDGHDYLSLEGQNSVCGGVGCSNNSLVQQVYAASLISNYTTIGFNPSSWLDDYFDWVKPQSSCCRYYNSSGAFCNASVVDTLCVHCRPMTPSGKLRPIEQDFMKFLPMFLSDNPNVKCGKGGHAAYSSAVVLKGNDTSVGATYFMTYHTILKDSPDFIDAMKMARVLADNITSAMGHKVFPYSVFYVFYEQYLTIVYDTVFQLGVSLAAIFAVTTVLLGFELWSGVLVSITIAMILVNMFGVMWLWDISLNAVSLVNLVMSCGISVEFCSHIVRAFSISVKSTRVERAEEALAHMGSSVFSGITLTKFGGILILALSKSQIFQIFYFRMYLAMVLLGATHGLIFLPVLLSYAGPSVNKAKVFAANKRYAGTEREHRLNF; this is translated from the exons GTTCAAGCCCAGCACTGTGTGTGGTACGGTGAGTGTGGGGAGTCCGACAAGGTCCCGGGGAAGAAGTACAACTGCAACTATACAGGACCACCTATCCCACTCCCAGCAGAGGGCCATGAGCTGCTCACA gagctgtGTCCAGGCTATGACTATGGGAACCAGAGTCTGTGCTGTGATGTCCAGCAGCTCCTGACTCTTCAAGGGAGCCTTCAACTTCCCCTACAGTTCCTCTCTCG ATGCCCAGCCTGTTTCTTCAACCTGATGAACCTGTTCTGTGAGCTAACCTGCAGCCCCCGCCAGAGTCTGTTCGTGAACGGCACCCAGTTCACTAATGACACAGCTGCCAACAAGACCAATGTGGTGGAAGTCCAGTACTACATTGGACAGACATTTGCCAATG CCATGTATAATGCTTGTCAGGATGTCCAGGCCCCCTCCATTAACGTGAAGGCCTTGTCACTGCTCTGTGGTAAGGGCGCCAGTGACTGCAACGCCACCAACTGGATCGAGTACATGTTCGACATCAACAATGGACAGAGTCCCTTCCCCATCATCCCTATATTCTCCG ACGTGCCAGTGTCCGGTATGATCCCCATGAACAACAAGACATACGGCTGTACGGAGGGTCTGGAGGATGGCTCTGGGCCATGCTCCTGCCAGGACTGTAGCCAGGCCTGTGGCCCCCAGCCTGTCCCTCCGCCCCTGCTTCCGCCATGGACCATTCTGGGCATTGACGCCATGGTGGTCATCATGTGGATCTCTTATGTGgccttcctcctcatcttcattGGAGCCGTGATCGGAGCCTGGTGCTACAG AAAAAGGACAATTGAGTCGGAGTATGGTCCCATTTTGGACAGCAATAACCCTCCCTGTCTGAACAATGACAACATTGACCAAG TGGACGCGTCGTGTGGTGAGATGCTGGGCGAGCGCTTCGAGAGCTCCCTGCGTTCCCTCTTCGCCCGCTGGGGCTCGTTCTGCGTACAGCAGCCCCTCGTGGTCATCCTAGGCAGCCTGGCCGTAGTGGCCGCCTGCTCAGGGGGCCTGGTCTACATGAAGATCACCACGGACCCCGTGGAGCTATGGTCCTCTCCCAGCAGCCAGGCCAGGCAGGAGAAGGACTACTTCGACAGCCACTTCGGACCCTTCTTCAGGGCAGAGCagctcatcatcaccaccacgcTGCAGTCAGAATCCATCTACTCCCCGAACCCCGCGGGGGCTGATGTGCCCTTCGGAGCCCCCCTGGACAAGGATGTCCTCCACCAG GTATTGGATCTCCAGACGGACATAGAAAACATAGTGGCTTTATACGGGGACCAGAAAGTGACCTTAAAGGATATCTGCTTGGCCCCGCTGGCCCCCTTCAATGACAACTGcaccatcctcagtgttctcaaCTACTTCCAGAACAGCCACGAACAGCTGGACCATAGCGTAGGCGATGAGTTCTATGTCTACGCCGACTACCACACACACTTCCTCTACTGCGTCAG TGCCCCAGCATCACTCAACGACACCAACAAGCTCCATGATCCCTGCCTGGGCACCTACGGAGGCCCTGTCTTCCCCTGGCTGGTCCTGGGAGGCTATGATG CCACCAACTACAACAACGCCACAGCTCTAGTGATCACGTTCCCTGTCAACAACTACCATAACGACAGCATCAATCTTGGAAAAGCTCTGGCctgggagaagga ATTCATCCTTTTCCTGAAGAACTACAGCAACCCCAACCTGACCATCTCCTTCAACTCTGAGAGGAGCATCGAGGACGAGATCAACCGCGAGAGCGAAAGTGACCTCAGCACCGTCGTGGTCAGCTACGTTATCATGTTCGTCTACATCTCCCTGGCGTTAGGACATATCCACAGCTTCAGGAGGGTGCTG GTGGACTCTAAGATCTCCCTGGGCATAGCAGGTATCGTGATAGTGCTGAGCTCAGTGGCCTGTTCTCTGGGCATCTTCAGCTATGCTGGCATCCCTCTCACCCTCATCGTCATCGAGGTCATCCCCTTCCTGGTGCTGGCTGTTGGCGTCGACAACATCTTCATCGTTGTCCAAACTTACCAG AGGGATGAGCGGATGCCTCAGGAGGAGCTGCACCAGCAGATAGGCCGTATCCTAGGAGACGTGGCTCCCAGcatgctcctctcctccttttctgaGACGGTGGCTTTCTTCCTGG GGGCCCTGTCCACTATGCCAGCGGTGCGGACCTTCTCCCTGTTTGCTGGGCTGgctgtgttcattgacttcttgCTACAGATCAGCTGCTTCATTAGCCTGCTGGGCTTGGATGCCAAGAGACAGGAG GGGAATCGTCTGGACATTGTGTGCTGTGTGAAGCTGCCAGTtggccaggaggagaggacagatggcTTCCTCTTCCACTTCTTCAAGAAGGTCTACGCCCCCTTCATCCTTAAAGAGTGGGTCAGACCCATTGTG GTGGCTGTTTTTGTGGGGATGTTGTCCTTCAGTATCGCTGTCACCAATAAGGTAGAGATTGGACTGGACCAGAAGCTCTCTATGCCTGAT GACTCGTACGTGCTGGACTACTTTAAGAACCTGAGTGAGTACCTCCACACGGGTCCTCCGGTCTACTTCGTGGTGGAGGACGGCCATGACTACCTGAGTCTGGAGGGCCAGAActctgtgtgtggaggggtgggctgCAGCAACAACTCTCTGGTCCAACAGGTCTACGCAGCATCTCTCATCAGCAACTA CACCACTATAGGATTCAACCCGTCGTCGTGGCTGGATGACTACTTTGACTGGGTGAAGCCTCAGTCCTCCTGCTGTAGATATTACAACTCTTCTGGGGCCTTCTGCAAtgcctcag TGGTGGACACGTTGTGTGTGCACTGCCGCCCCATGACCCCCAGTGGGAAGCTGAGGCCCATCGAGCAGGACTTCATGAAGTTCCTCCCCATGTTTTTGTCAGACAACCCCAACGTCAAGTGTGGGAAAGG TGGTCACGCGGCCTACAGTTCAGCTGTGGTCCTAAAGGGGAACGACACATCTGTGGGGGCCACCTACTTCATGACCTACCACACCATCCTCAAGGACTCCCCTGACTTCATAGATGCCATGAAGATGGCCCGCGTCCTGGCTGACAACATCACAAGCGCCATGGGCCACAAAGTCTTCCCCTACAG CGTGTTCTACGTGTTCTACGAGCAGTATCTGACCATTGTCTACGACACGGTCTTCCAGCTGGGCGTGTCGCTGGCGGCCATCTTTGCGGTGACCACGGTGCTGCTGGGCTTTGAGCTGTGGTCAGGAGTGCTGGTCAGCATCACCATTGCCATGATCCTGGTCAACATGTTCGGGGTCATGTGGCTCTGGGACATTAGCCTCAACGCTGTGTCCCTCGTCAACCTTGTCATG agcTGTGGTATCTCTGTGGAGTTCTGCAGTCACATAGTGAGGGCTTTCTCCATCAGTGTGAAGAGTACCAGGGTGGAAAGGGCTGAAGAAGCTCTGGCCCACATGGGCAGCTCA GTGTTCAGTGGGATCACTCTGACTAAGTTTGGAGGCATCCTGATCCTGGCTCTGTCCAAGTCCCAGATCTTCCAGATCTTCTACTTCCGCATGTACCTGGCCATGGTGCTGCTGGGGGCCACCCACGGACTCATCTTCCTCCCTGTGCTGCTCAGCTATGCAG GTCCTTCGGTAAACAAAGCCAAGGTGTTTGCAGCCAACAAGCGCTATGCCGGCACAGAAAGGGAGCACCGCCTCAACTTCTAG